GCCTGCCACGGGATCCGGCGTGTGGTCGCACTGTCCGGCATCGATGGGGCATTGCACGTCAGCGGCGTGGAGCGGGTCGACCTGGTCGAACCCGCAGCCGACGTGATCACAGCCGCCACCGAGGCGCCGCACTGCGTCGAAATCGTTTTGACAGTGGCGTGAAATGACGAACCTGCTTCCACCGAATAGCACACAGCTCGAGCGCAACATCGCCGCGGTCAACGCCCGCCTGGGCGATGTGCCCACGCCGCTGCGCGACCTGGTGAACCCGGACACCTGCCCGGAAAAGCTACTGCCCTGGCTGGCCGCCGAACTGGCGGTGTCTCCCTGGAACGACCAGTGGACCGAGATGCAAAAGCGGGGCGTGATCGCCAGTGCCTACCAGGTGCATCGCCAGCGCGGCACCCTGGCCGCCCTCAAGGCCGCACTGTCCGCCCTGGGCATTGCCGCCGAGGTGGAGGAATGGTGGCAGGAACAGCCCCGGGCCCAGCCAGGTACCTTCCGCGTCGACGTCGAAACGTATGACGGCATGACCGTGACCTGGCTCGATGCATTGAACAGCCAGATCGACGCCGTGAAGCCACTGCGGGCGCATTACACCGTGCGCCTGATCGCCCGGCCCGTGACGCGCGTGTACATCGGCATGGCACATAACACCCTCATCACCACAACCATTTATCCGAAAGCAACATGACGACCTTTTTCTCTGTCCCTACTCTGGTCGGCCTGGCGGAACTCGCCGGCGCGATCCGGGACGGCATGACCGTGCCCTTTACGCACCTGGCCATCGGCGACGGCGGCGGCAACCCGGTGGATCCCACCGGGCGAACTGGCCTGGTGCGCGAGGTCGACCGCGTACAGGTGGCGTCGATCAAGAAGCATCCCGCCGAGCCTACCTGGCTGGTGGTGGAAGCCGCCATTCCCGAAGACCGGGGCGGCTACTGGATCCGCGAACTGGCGTTGATCGGCGGCCGCGCCGGCGGCAAGGTGATGTCCGTGAGTAACTACCCAGCGGTCGAACGCCCTGCACCTGGTGCCGGCGCCGTGACGGGCATGGTCCTGCGCATGGTGGTCGCGTTCGTCGACGCCGCGGCGGTAAGCGTGCTGGTGGATCCGCAGGCCTACGCCACACTGCAGGCCGTCCTCGACCAGATCGGCATCCACGAGGGCAAAGCGGATCCACACCCGCAATACACCACACCAGGCGAAGCCGCGACTGTTGCAGCGACTGCAGTTGGCATGCACCAGGCCGAAGCTGATCCGCATCCCCAATATGCGAGGGTTGGCCGCCTGCTGACGGCCGACGTTCTCAAGGCATTGCGTGGTGCGCGAGCATTCCGCTTTTTCAATTCAGCAAGTTAAGGAGATTTATCAATGGCAAATGGATTGCTAGGGAAGAAGGCCATTCCCGAGAACATGGACACGGTTGTGTACACGGCCCCGCCTGGCAAGGTGGCCACGGTCGTCATCAATATTTTCAACCGCACCAAGAACACCACGATCGACCCGGATGTGTACGTAGGCACGGGTGTAACCGATGACGATGCGTTTGATGGCTCCCCGATCCAGCCGCGGGACGTGCTAGAACGCACGCAGGTGCCCGTATCGGCAGGAGAAAAGGTAACCGTCCGCGCGCCGGCAATCGGCCTGACGGTGCAGGTACGTGGCTTTGAAGAGGACGCATAATGGGACGTTCACTCAATGCCCGATCGGCCTCCGAGATTTCGATCGACATGGTGCCCATTGGCGGCATCGCATCCATGTTCCGTTCAGGCGCCGATTACAAGGCGATTGGCGAATTGGTAAAACGTGCAGACTATCCGCAGCTGTCGACAGC
Above is a genomic segment from Pseudoduganella dura containing:
- a CDS encoding phage tail protein I; this encodes MTNLLPPNSTQLERNIAAVNARLGDVPTPLRDLVNPDTCPEKLLPWLAAELAVSPWNDQWTEMQKRGVIASAYQVHRQRGTLAALKAALSALGIAAEVEEWWQEQPRAQPGTFRVDVETYDGMTVTWLDALNSQIDAVKPLRAHYTVRLIARPVTRVYIGMAHNTLITTTIYPKAT
- a CDS encoding phage tail protein, which gives rise to MTTFFSVPTLVGLAELAGAIRDGMTVPFTHLAIGDGGGNPVDPTGRTGLVREVDRVQVASIKKHPAEPTWLVVEAAIPEDRGGYWIRELALIGGRAGGKVMSVSNYPAVERPAPGAGAVTGMVLRMVVAFVDAAAVSVLVDPQAYATLQAVLDQIGIHEGKADPHPQYTTPGEAATVAATAVGMHQAEADPHPQYARVGRLLTADVLKALRGARAFRFFNSAS